One genomic region from Prochlorococcus marinus CUG1433 encodes:
- a CDS encoding Tab2/Atab2 family RNA-binding protein, protein MNINKKMESNIKLKISDWELDFYSRPIIESNGKKRWELIICSTRSYKTEDVFLWNKKCPANEVNSVWLTKALNEAISDAKKQGWEKPSMVRFWRSSMKSIIKKSLEAVSIEAIVSRRTYNLLDRIEFLEKEIYPKEKGYVRGVLAPTFTSKMENSPTPLPEAVRGDALTISEISIGELKSAESWPMEFGDIFPIQQDVDDSYLVPGLRLFSKDRSLALSAWFSCLEPIKLIVNKNQLILEASEDDKWLVTDLPEKDASILNKKFLENKKNSFGYQFISIQSTPYIEKFAGFWILRDIELI, encoded by the coding sequence ATGAACATCAATAAAAAAATGGAGTCAAATATTAAATTAAAAATTTCAGATTGGGAATTAGACTTTTACTCAAGACCAATTATTGAATCAAATGGAAAAAAAAGGTGGGAATTAATTATCTGCTCTACAAGAAGTTATAAGACAGAAGATGTTTTTCTGTGGAATAAAAAGTGCCCCGCGAATGAAGTTAATTCAGTCTGGCTTACAAAGGCGCTAAATGAAGCAATAAGTGATGCAAAAAAACAAGGGTGGGAGAAACCTTCCATGGTTCGATTCTGGAGGTCTTCAATGAAATCGATCATTAAGAAATCTCTGGAGGCCGTAAGTATTGAGGCTATCGTAAGTAGGAGAACTTACAATTTATTAGATCGAATAGAATTTCTTGAAAAAGAGATTTATCCAAAGGAAAAAGGTTATGTAAGAGGTGTATTAGCTCCTACTTTTACATCTAAAATGGAAAACTCTCCTACACCTCTACCAGAAGCAGTAAGAGGTGATGCTTTAACTATCTCCGAAATATCAATTGGCGAATTAAAATCAGCAGAAAGTTGGCCTATGGAATTTGGAGATATTTTCCCAATTCAGCAAGATGTAGATGATAGTTACTTAGTTCCAGGATTAAGACTTTTTAGCAAAGATAGATCTTTGGCACTTTCTGCATGGTTCAGTTGTTTAGAACCTATTAAATTAATAGTAAATAAGAACCAACTCATACTTGAAGCTTCAGAAGATGATAAGTGGCTGGTAACTGATTTACCAGAAAAAGATGCAAGCATTTTGAATAAAAAGTTTTTAGAGAATAAAAAAAATTCTTTTGGTTATCAATTTATTTCCATACAGTCAACACCGTATATCGAAAAATTTGCAGGATTCTGGATCTTGAGAGATATTGAATTAATTTAA
- the pgeF gene encoding peptidoglycan editing factor PgeF, which translates to MYFSKDEIYIQNKKFEYYSSPILSQNNFKHAYFTKSCSEKFLQILGNHFNKNSINCVSNQIHSNVIVFGSLSQEGSKNDADGLFGNKCSQNLWVYTADCMPIFFADKRTRNVATLHCGRKGLEKKIIKNLVKIFDTYGTSRDDLLVAIGPAISKKHYLVDKITLKEFYRKAENKNITNKLTKTKKDLCFSDSNHFREQNLNQLDIKRSAYRQLLNENIPHTNIDISNLCTYKFNNEFYSWRRSKTISRQWNLICS; encoded by the coding sequence ATATATTTCTCAAAAGATGAAATTTATATTCAAAACAAAAAATTTGAGTATTATTCATCACCTATTCTTAGTCAAAATAATTTCAAACATGCATACTTCACGAAGTCTTGCTCTGAGAAATTTCTTCAAATATTAGGAAACCACTTTAATAAAAATTCCATAAATTGTGTTTCCAATCAGATTCACAGTAATGTGATTGTCTTTGGATCACTTTCGCAAGAGGGGAGTAAGAATGATGCAGATGGTCTTTTTGGCAATAAATGCAGTCAAAACTTATGGGTTTACACAGCTGATTGTATGCCAATATTTTTTGCAGATAAAAGGACAAGAAATGTAGCAACTTTACATTGTGGAAGAAAAGGTTTAGAAAAAAAAATAATAAAAAATCTGGTAAAAATTTTCGATACTTATGGGACATCTAGAGATGACTTGCTTGTTGCGATAGGACCAGCAATTTCTAAGAAACATTATCTAGTTGATAAAATAACACTCAAAGAATTTTATAGAAAAGCCGAAAACAAAAACATAACTAACAAATTGACTAAAACCAAAAAAGATCTTTGTTTTAGTGATTCAAATCACTTCAGAGAGCAAAACTTAAATCAACTTGATATAAAAAGATCTGCCTATAGGCAACTTTTAAATGAGAACATCCCTCATACAAATATAGATATCTCAAATTTATGCACATACAAATTCAATAATGAATTTTATTCCTGGAGAAGGAGCAAAACAATCTCGAGACAATGGAATCTTATTTGCTCATAA
- the ilvB gene encoding biosynthetic-type acetolactate synthase large subunit — MTLTSRSLSKGSSKNENTVWITGADALMDSLKIHGVKVIFGYPGGAILPIYDAVHKAEQDGWLKHYMVRHEQGGSHAADGYARSTGEVGVCFGTSGPGATNLVTGIATAQMDSVPLVVVTGQVPRPAIGTDAFQETDIFGITLPIVKHSWVIRDPSDIAKVVSEAFFIASSGRPGPVLIDIPKDVGQEFFNYQRVLPGEIIPKGFKRNGEINDCDVNKAIKLIEDSEKPLLYVGGGAISSGAHDEIKTLAKNYQIPVTTTLMGKGAFDEKDNLSVGMLGMHGTAYANFAVTECDLLIAIGARFDDRVTGKLDTFAPNAKVIHIDIDPAEVNKNRRVDVAIVSDVSKAVLKINKHSLKNKFTSQTKNWLEKIDFWKNKHPLYEPPKEGEIYPQEVLLKVRELSPEAYITTDVGQHQMWAAQYLRNSPRKWISSAGLGTMGFGLPAAIGVKAALPNSDVICIAGDASVLMNIQELGTLSQYGLKVKLIIINNRWQGMVRQWQESFYDERYSSSDMSCGEPDFVKLAESFGVKGYLISDRKQLQNELKNALDHDGPALINILVRRGENCYPMVPPGKSNAQMVGYVNCED, encoded by the coding sequence GTGACTCTTACTTCGAGATCCTTGTCAAAGGGTAGTTCAAAAAATGAAAATACAGTTTGGATAACTGGTGCTGATGCACTAATGGATTCTCTAAAAATTCATGGGGTAAAGGTTATATTTGGATATCCTGGAGGAGCCATACTTCCAATATATGATGCTGTTCACAAGGCTGAACAAGATGGTTGGTTAAAACATTATATGGTGAGACATGAACAAGGAGGTTCTCATGCTGCTGATGGTTATGCCAGGTCTACTGGTGAAGTTGGAGTATGTTTTGGGACTTCAGGTCCAGGTGCCACAAATTTGGTAACAGGTATTGCAACTGCTCAAATGGACTCAGTCCCTCTTGTAGTTGTTACAGGTCAAGTTCCAAGACCAGCCATTGGGACAGATGCTTTTCAGGAAACTGATATTTTTGGTATAACCCTCCCAATAGTTAAACATTCATGGGTGATAAGAGATCCCTCAGACATAGCGAAAGTGGTTTCTGAAGCTTTTTTTATAGCCTCCTCTGGAAGACCTGGCCCTGTTTTAATTGATATACCCAAAGATGTAGGTCAGGAGTTCTTTAATTACCAAAGAGTTTTGCCTGGTGAGATTATTCCTAAAGGATTTAAAAGGAATGGAGAAATTAATGATTGCGATGTCAACAAAGCAATTAAATTAATAGAAGATTCTGAAAAACCTCTTCTATACGTAGGAGGTGGGGCAATATCTTCAGGAGCTCATGATGAAATAAAAACTTTGGCAAAGAATTATCAAATACCAGTTACTACGACCTTAATGGGTAAGGGTGCTTTTGATGAAAAAGACAATTTATCAGTAGGAATGTTAGGAATGCATGGAACTGCTTATGCAAATTTTGCTGTTACAGAATGTGATCTTTTAATTGCTATTGGAGCTAGATTCGATGATAGGGTGACAGGAAAATTAGATACTTTTGCACCTAATGCAAAGGTAATTCATATAGATATCGATCCAGCAGAAGTTAATAAAAATAGACGTGTAGATGTTGCAATTGTCTCTGATGTTTCAAAAGCTGTTCTGAAAATTAATAAACATTCCCTAAAAAACAAATTTACTTCTCAGACGAAAAACTGGTTAGAAAAAATTGACTTTTGGAAAAATAAACACCCTTTATATGAACCGCCTAAAGAAGGAGAAATTTATCCTCAGGAAGTTCTTTTAAAAGTGAGGGAACTTTCACCAGAAGCTTATATAACTACAGATGTAGGACAACATCAGATGTGGGCTGCTCAGTATCTTAGGAATTCTCCAAGAAAATGGATTAGTAGTGCAGGCTTAGGAACTATGGGTTTTGGATTACCAGCGGCAATTGGAGTAAAGGCAGCCTTACCTAATTCAGATGTAATTTGTATTGCAGGAGATGCAAGTGTCTTAATGAATATTCAAGAATTAGGAACCTTATCTCAATATGGTCTAAAGGTGAAATTGATTATTATCAATAATCGCTGGCAAGGGATGGTTAGACAATGGCAGGAAAGTTTCTATGATGAAAGATATTCCTCATCTGATATGAGTTGTGGTGAACCTGATTTTGTAAAACTTGCAGAGTCTTTTGGAGTTAAAGGATATTTAATTTCTGATAGAAAACAATTACAGAATGAATTAAAAAATGCGCTTGATCATGACGGCCCTGCCTTGATTAACATCCTTGTCAGAAGAGGTGAAAATTGTTATCCAATGGTTCCTCCTGGTAAAAGTAATGCTCAAATGGTTGGATATGTTAATTGTGAAGACTAA
- a CDS encoding ferrochelatase — MDKIGVLLMNLGGPERITDVGPFLYNLFSDPEIIRTPFPAFQKPLAWLISTLRSTTSQQAYLSIGGGSPIRRITEQQARELQSKLRDKGLNATTYIAMRYWHPFTESAIADMKADGIDQIVVLPLYPHFSISTSGSSFRELKKLRDSDDDFRKIPMRCVRSWFSQPGYLKSMVELISEQISHCESPPDAHIFFTAHGVPKSYVDEAGDPYKQQIEDCSLLVINELEKFLGHSNPYTLSYQSRVGPVEWLKPYTEEVLAELGKSNVKDLIVVPISFVGEHIETLQEIDIEYREIAEKAGIENFRRVKALNTHPTFIEGLTDLVISCLEGPLVNIEEASKLPEKVKLYPQEKWQWGWNNSSEVWNGRVAMIVFLVLFIELISGSGPLHKLGIL; from the coding sequence ATGGATAAAATAGGCGTCTTACTAATGAATTTAGGAGGGCCTGAACGCATTACCGATGTTGGCCCATTCTTATATAATCTTTTTTCTGATCCAGAAATAATCAGAACTCCATTCCCTGCTTTTCAAAAACCTTTAGCTTGGTTAATTAGTACACTTAGAAGTACTACTTCTCAACAGGCATATCTTTCTATAGGCGGAGGATCGCCAATCAGAAGGATAACTGAACAACAAGCAAGAGAATTGCAATCTAAATTAAGGGATAAAGGTTTAAATGCTACTACTTATATCGCTATGAGATATTGGCATCCTTTTACCGAATCAGCAATTGCAGATATGAAAGCAGATGGTATAGATCAAATCGTTGTACTACCTTTGTATCCGCATTTCTCAATAAGTACTAGTGGTTCAAGCTTTAGGGAATTAAAAAAATTGCGTGATTCTGATGATGATTTTAGGAAAATCCCAATGAGATGTGTAAGGAGTTGGTTCAGTCAACCAGGTTATTTAAAGTCAATGGTCGAATTAATTTCTGAACAGATTTCACATTGTGAATCACCTCCAGATGCCCATATATTTTTTACTGCGCATGGAGTTCCTAAGAGTTATGTAGATGAAGCTGGTGACCCTTATAAGCAACAAATTGAAGATTGTTCTTTATTGGTAATAAATGAGTTGGAAAAATTTTTAGGGCACAGTAACCCCTATACACTTTCTTATCAAAGTAGAGTTGGTCCAGTGGAGTGGTTGAAGCCGTACACAGAAGAAGTATTGGCTGAACTTGGCAAATCGAATGTTAAGGATCTGATTGTGGTGCCTATAAGTTTCGTTGGAGAGCATATTGAAACATTGCAAGAAATCGATATTGAATATAGAGAAATTGCTGAAAAAGCTGGTATTGAAAACTTTAGAAGAGTGAAGGCTTTAAACACTCATCCTACTTTTATTGAGGGGCTTACAGATTTAGTGATTTCTTGTTTGGAAGGGCCTCTAGTTAATATTGAAGAGGCTTCTAAGTTGCCTGAAAAAGTTAAACTTTATCCCCAGGAGAAATGGCAATGGGGTTGGAATAATAGCTCTGAGGTTTGGAATGGAAGGGTTGCGATGATTGTTTTTCTGGTACTTTTTATTGAACTTATTTCAGGGTCTGGACCCTTACATAAGCTAGGAATTTTATAA
- a CDS encoding site-specific integrase: MNVIQEINKVNDKFATQGSKLRIEKRGEKLNIRGSLPSKKNKNFFKTQRISLGIKADISGLEEAKKKLQLINLQLELDQFDWTIWTSNLNKKRVKNDSEFPNKLNQFEEFFFKESKSVYLSSTRKTTWRSSYKPYVKRILDIYYSYENEPLDKIFQKTLESYKEGSRSRKQCATSLNVLAKYLDIQLPEDWKLNSRGYGLNKAGFRDLPKDELIEKLWERIPNESWKFVFGLMATYGLRNHEVFFCDLSSLTNFGDKIIRVLPTTKTGEHQVWPFHPEWVEKFELSKLGENPELLPNINRDLKITTLQNIGKKITDQFKRYSLQIKPYDLRHAWAVRTIFYDLPDTVAARMMGHSVSLHTQTYHHWITKRDQQQAVNNALLKVKQAKNT; this comes from the coding sequence ATGAACGTAATTCAGGAAATTAATAAAGTCAATGATAAATTTGCTACTCAAGGCAGTAAGCTTAGAATTGAAAAAAGGGGCGAGAAATTAAATATTAGGGGTTCATTACCTTCTAAAAAAAATAAAAACTTTTTTAAAACTCAAAGAATATCTCTTGGTATAAAAGCTGATATTTCTGGATTAGAGGAAGCAAAAAAAAAATTACAATTAATCAATTTGCAACTGGAATTAGATCAATTTGACTGGACTATTTGGACAAGTAACCTAAATAAGAAGCGAGTAAAAAATGATTCTGAATTTCCAAATAAATTAAATCAATTTGAGGAGTTCTTTTTTAAAGAAAGTAAGAGTGTATATCTAAGCAGCACTAGAAAAACAACTTGGAGGAGTTCTTATAAGCCTTATGTGAAAAGAATTCTTGATATTTATTATTCTTATGAGAATGAGCCTTTAGATAAGATATTTCAAAAAACACTTGAAAGCTACAAGGAAGGTAGTAGAAGTAGGAAACAATGCGCTACATCTTTAAATGTCCTGGCTAAGTACTTGGATATTCAACTTCCAGAAGATTGGAAATTGAACTCTAGAGGATATGGTCTTAATAAAGCAGGATTTAGGGATCTCCCCAAAGACGAGTTAATAGAGAAGCTTTGGGAGAGGATACCAAACGAATCTTGGAAATTTGTTTTTGGATTGATGGCTACATATGGATTAAGAAATCATGAAGTATTTTTTTGTGATTTAAGTTCTCTTACAAATTTTGGAGATAAAATTATTAGAGTTTTACCTACAACTAAAACAGGAGAACATCAAGTCTGGCCATTCCATCCTGAATGGGTAGAAAAGTTCGAATTATCAAAACTTGGTGAAAATCCAGAATTACTACCAAATATCAATAGAGATCTTAAAATTACAACCTTACAAAATATTGGAAAAAAAATTACAGATCAGTTTAAGCGTTACTCTTTACAAATAAAACCTTATGATCTTAGACATGCTTGGGCAGTAAGAACAATTTTTTATGATTTACCTGATACGGTGGCCGCCAGAATGATGGGACATTCAGTTAGTTTACATACTCAAACTTATCATCATTGGATTACTAAAAGAGATCAACAACAGGCGGTTAATAATGCACTTTTAAAAGTGAAACAAGCTAAAAATACTTAA
- the cobO gene encoding cob(I)yrinic acid a,c-diamide adenosyltransferase — translation MQEEPLSAEKIFNLDNQAKELGMGGKLSPEGNENSYKKRMQKRKDIQAERLQIRKTKKGLLIVFTGNGKGKTTASLGMALRTIGHGYKVAIIQFIKGGWSTGEEKALKNLSSNISWHALGEGFTWETQDRIRDEKLVQEAWQLAKKYIKNESYKLIILDEINIATKLGYLDSEEIITYLKSLNNRKNHIVLTGRGASDSIINYADLVTEMKLIKHPFKEQGIKAQKCVEF, via the coding sequence ATGCAAGAAGAACCTTTATCTGCGGAAAAAATATTCAACCTCGATAATCAAGCTAAAGAACTTGGTATGGGAGGGAAACTATCTCCAGAGGGCAATGAGAACTCATATAAAAAAAGGATGCAGAAAAGAAAAGATATTCAAGCTGAAAGACTGCAAATTAGAAAAACTAAAAAAGGTTTATTAATTGTTTTTACAGGAAATGGTAAAGGTAAAACAACTGCCTCTTTAGGAATGGCCTTAAGGACAATAGGGCACGGTTACAAAGTAGCAATTATTCAATTCATAAAAGGGGGATGGAGCACTGGAGAAGAAAAAGCACTAAAAAATTTATCTTCAAATATTTCTTGGCATGCATTAGGAGAAGGATTTACCTGGGAAACGCAGGATAGAATTAGAGATGAAAAATTAGTTCAAGAAGCATGGCAACTAGCTAAAAAATATATAAAGAATGAATCTTATAAACTCATAATCCTTGATGAAATCAATATAGCTACAAAACTTGGCTATCTTGATTCAGAAGAAATAATCACTTATTTAAAAAGTCTCAATAATAGAAAAAATCATATTGTTTTAACTGGAAGAGGAGCATCAGATTCTATTATCAATTACGCAGATTTAGTAACAGAAATGAAACTAATAAAACATCCTTTTAAAGAACAAGGAATAAAAGCACAAAAGTGCGTTGAATTTTAG
- a CDS encoding UMP kinase: MTYKRVLLKLSGEALMGEKPYGIDPAIVQSIAEDVSKVVENNVQLAIVVGGGNIFRGLKGSADGMDRATADYVGMLATVMNAISLQDGLERVGVATRVQTAIEMQEIAEPYIRRRAMRHLEKGRVVVFGGGCGNPFFTTDTTAALRAAEINAEVVMKATKVDGVYNCDPNKYKEAKKYSTLSYQQVLSDEIAVMDSTAIALCKDNNIPIMVFDIFKKGNISKAVAGEPIGSLIS; the protein is encoded by the coding sequence ATGACTTACAAAAGAGTTCTCTTAAAACTTAGTGGTGAAGCACTAATGGGTGAAAAACCTTATGGTATTGATCCCGCTATAGTACAGTCAATTGCAGAGGATGTTTCAAAAGTAGTCGAAAATAATGTGCAACTTGCAATAGTTGTTGGGGGTGGGAATATTTTTAGGGGTCTCAAAGGGTCTGCAGATGGTATGGATAGGGCGACGGCTGATTATGTTGGGATGCTAGCTACAGTAATGAATGCGATTTCACTTCAAGATGGTTTAGAGAGAGTTGGAGTGGCAACCAGAGTTCAAACTGCAATAGAAATGCAGGAAATTGCAGAACCCTATATAAGAAGAAGAGCCATGAGACATCTAGAAAAAGGTAGAGTTGTAGTCTTTGGAGGTGGATGCGGAAATCCATTTTTTACAACTGATACTACAGCTGCTCTTAGGGCAGCAGAGATAAATGCTGAAGTTGTTATGAAGGCCACCAAAGTTGATGGGGTTTATAATTGTGATCCTAATAAATATAAAGAAGCAAAAAAATATTCTACTCTTAGTTATCAACAGGTTCTTAGTGATGAAATCGCAGTAATGGATAGTACTGCGATAGCACTATGCAAGGACAACAACATCCCTATTATGGTATTTGATATATTCAAAAAAGGGAACATCTCTAAAGCTGTTGCTGGGGAGCCTATAGGTTCATTAATTAGTTAA
- the frr gene encoding ribosome recycling factor produces the protein MKYQEIQENMSKSIEATQRNFNTIRTGRANASLLDRISVEYYGAETPIKSLATISTIDSQTISIQPFDISCLQAIEKSISISDLGITPNNDGKVIRINVPPLTEERRKEFCKLASKYAEEGKVALRNIRRDAIEKEKKDEKDGLISIDESRDNQSQIQKITDKNIALIETKLSEKEKEILKV, from the coding sequence ATGAAATATCAAGAAATTCAAGAAAATATGAGTAAAAGTATTGAAGCAACTCAGAGAAACTTTAATACAATTAGGACAGGAAGAGCTAACGCTTCATTGTTAGACAGAATAAGCGTCGAGTACTACGGTGCGGAAACACCAATCAAATCACTTGCCACAATAAGCACTATTGATTCACAAACAATTTCAATACAACCATTTGATATTTCATGTTTACAGGCTATAGAGAAATCTATTTCGATTAGCGATTTAGGTATTACTCCAAATAATGATGGAAAAGTAATAAGGATAAATGTTCCTCCTTTAACAGAGGAAAGAAGAAAAGAATTTTGTAAATTAGCCTCTAAATATGCAGAGGAAGGAAAAGTCGCTTTGAGGAATATTAGAAGAGATGCTATTGAGAAAGAAAAAAAAGACGAAAAAGATGGTCTTATTTCTATTGACGAATCAAGAGATAATCAATCTCAAATTCAGAAAATTACTGATAAAAATATTGCCTTAATAGAAACAAAATTATCTGAGAAAGAGAAGGAAATTCTAAAGGTTTGA
- a CDS encoding NAD(P)/FAD-dependent oxidoreductase gives MIRFDVVIIGGGLSGSSTALNLSKKGYSVLVIEKEKFQTYKPCAGGMASSMQRFIPLDIEDAIESKIKNVEFRWKAADNVTADLTGESPFWIIKREKFDQLLLDESIRNGVQIIRPLLVEKIIKKDDKWVINCNNKEQYISEFLVVADGSQSKWAGYFNLGPRKPKFANTISLRLKGLGEIPRDAVRFEFGFIKYGFAWAFPLKESLNIGLGTFINNGFLEKQAINNEVIRSFGFDNFPYKTINKKLRIWNGFHQINGNKVLAVGDAASLCDPFLAEGIRPSLISSFYAAECIDQCLSGKVDDLNLYTKTINNNWGKSMAWGRRIAQVFYRFPKTGYQLGVKRKTAPKRIAQILSGEMSYEDIAKRVIKRLLIKSSI, from the coding sequence TTGATAAGATTTGATGTCGTAATAATTGGGGGAGGTTTATCAGGATCTTCCACCGCTCTTAACCTATCAAAGAAAGGATATTCTGTTTTAGTTATTGAAAAAGAAAAATTCCAAACTTACAAACCATGTGCTGGTGGGATGGCCTCTTCAATGCAAAGATTTATCCCTTTAGATATTGAAGATGCCATAGAATCAAAAATTAAAAATGTAGAATTTAGATGGAAGGCTGCAGATAATGTAACTGCTGATTTAACTGGTGAATCACCTTTTTGGATTATTAAAAGAGAGAAATTTGATCAATTATTACTAGATGAATCCATAAGGAATGGAGTTCAGATAATAAGACCGCTATTAGTAGAAAAGATAATAAAAAAAGATGATAAATGGGTAATCAACTGCAATAATAAAGAGCAATATATATCTGAATTTCTTGTTGTTGCAGACGGGTCCCAATCCAAATGGGCTGGATATTTCAACTTGGGGCCAAGAAAACCTAAATTTGCAAACACAATCTCATTAAGATTGAAAGGCTTAGGTGAAATTCCTAGAGATGCAGTTAGATTTGAATTTGGATTTATAAAATATGGATTTGCATGGGCATTCCCCTTAAAAGAAAGCCTTAATATTGGTTTAGGTACTTTTATCAATAATGGTTTTTTAGAAAAACAGGCTATAAATAATGAAGTTATTAGAAGTTTTGGATTTGATAATTTTCCTTACAAAACAATCAATAAAAAACTGAGAATATGGAATGGTTTTCACCAAATAAATGGTAATAAAGTTTTAGCTGTTGGAGATGCGGCCTCTTTATGTGACCCATTTTTAGCTGAAGGTATTAGACCGTCTTTAATCAGCAGTTTTTATGCTGCAGAATGCATAGATCAATGCCTATCGGGAAAAGTAGATGACCTTAATCTTTATACGAAAACTATAAATAATAATTGGGGAAAATCTATGGCTTGGGGAAGGAGGATTGCACAGGTGTTTTACAGATTTCCCAAAACTGGATACCAATTAGGTGTTAAAAGAAAAACCGCGCCTAAACGTATTGCTCAAATATTGTCTGGAGAAATGAGTTATGAGGATATTGCCAAAAGAGTTATCAAAAGACTTTTAATAAAGAGTAGTATTTAA
- the tal gene encoding transaldolase, with translation MKSILEQLSSMTIVVADTGDLDSIKKFQPRDATTNPSLILAAAKNPDYIKLIDKALESSKNSLPEGFTEIELIKETVDQVSVFFGKEILKIISGRVSTEVDARLSFDTEATVNKARKLINLYKNFGIEKERILIKIAATWEGIKAAEILEKEGIKCNLTLLFNFCQAVTCANAKITLISPFVGRILDWYKAKTGKTSFAGPQDPGVVSVTQIYNYFKEKGFETEVMGASFRNLDEIKELAGCDLLTIAPKFLEELKKEKGVLTRKLDASTPINKSIDYKFEEKDFRLSMLEDQMASEKLSEGITGFSKAIEELEELLLKRLSEIKNHKLISAN, from the coding sequence ATGAAATCAATTTTAGAACAATTGTCCTCAATGACTATTGTTGTAGCTGACACTGGAGATTTAGATTCGATAAAAAAATTTCAACCAAGGGACGCTACTACTAATCCATCATTAATTCTAGCGGCCGCTAAAAATCCTGATTATATAAAATTAATTGATAAAGCTTTAGAAAGCTCAAAAAATTCTTTACCTGAGGGATTCACTGAGATTGAATTAATTAAAGAAACTGTTGACCAAGTTTCAGTATTCTTTGGAAAAGAAATATTGAAAATTATTTCAGGGCGAGTATCAACAGAAGTTGACGCGAGACTGAGCTTTGATACTGAAGCCACTGTAAATAAAGCAAGAAAATTAATTAATCTCTATAAAAATTTTGGAATTGAAAAAGAAAGAATCTTAATTAAGATTGCTGCAACTTGGGAAGGAATTAAGGCAGCTGAAATTTTGGAAAAAGAGGGTATTAAATGCAACTTAACTTTACTTTTTAATTTCTGCCAGGCGGTAACTTGTGCGAATGCAAAGATAACCTTAATCTCTCCATTTGTTGGGCGTATATTAGATTGGTATAAAGCAAAAACTGGCAAAACTAGTTTTGCAGGACCTCAAGATCCCGGCGTTGTTTCGGTTACACAGATTTATAACTATTTTAAAGAAAAAGGTTTCGAGACAGAAGTAATGGGAGCAAGTTTTAGAAATCTTGATGAAATAAAAGAATTAGCTGGTTGTGATCTTCTAACAATAGCCCCAAAGTTTTTAGAGGAACTAAAAAAAGAGAAAGGAGTATTAACTAGAAAATTAGACGCAAGTACCCCAATAAATAAATCTATTGATTACAAATTTGAAGAAAAAGATTTTAGGTTGAGTATGTTAGAAGATCAAATGGCTAGTGAAAAACTTAGTGAGGGTATCACAGGATTTAGTAAGGCTATAGAAGAATTAGAAGAGTTATTACTCAAGAGATTATCTGAAATTAAAAATCACAAATTAATTTCGGCTAATTAA